tttttgtttaaaaccttaaatataattatatatatgttgttattaaattaaattttttttttttgtttctaaCATTttagtaatattatatatatatatataattagaaatttcctatttataaattaattttttttctgtattttttttaaacttttttttgtttttcataatttttataatattttaaaaataatttcacatatatatatatatattcaattatttgttaatttttttttttttaatattttttataatttcttataaaaataaaatatataaattaatttgattatgtttataaataattaagaaatatggcatattattattatttataaatatatatattttttatattattttttaatttttataaaaattctattatatatgaaaaaatataataatatataattatatatatatttatatttttgtaatcatatatataatataaactatttttttattagtcTTTCTCTTGTTATGACTTTAAAagtaaagaaaattatatcatatttgatcattttatatgatatatttattataatatatataaatgttttattataatacaatCTTATAATAGTTACaggaattatttatatatatatatttatattatataataatgaagaacgtattttttaaagattttttttcttcaataacatattatttattttttatctataatatatataataatatgaatattattatttattgtatatatatttatataatgatattattattgatatttttaaaagtataataaataaatattatacattttttttttatttttaataatatatccatatatCTTCTTCTCATTCTCTTTTTTCAGAGATAGTATAAATTAAacgtttttaaaaaaatatattttttgtaacatgatattaaaaaaagaaatatatattaaattttaaaatatattataaatatatatattatatatatatatatatatatatatatatatattatattatttattatatactaaaacttttcaaaatttttttttatattaaaatatatatataatatatttataaaaaataaataaaaatatcataatatttataaaaaaaattataaatataatattttatataatttataaatattatgaatatttataaaatattgtgttatttttatttttaatttttgttttttttacccttgaaagaatataaaaaaaattataaacaaaaataattgtaattaattgtatattaatttttccatataaaaaattatatgtactattttttcataaatatataaaattataatatatatatattttattacaaataatataatttatagattaatttattattatatatatatataatatatatattatatgtatgcatgatattttataaaattttcctGTCCGCCTATgaattataaagaaaaaataatttttgcTTTAGAGCAAAAGTTGTAatttgaaataataataaaatatatatatatatatatatttatttatttacatttatatatttacatttatatttatatacattttaagaTTTccttccttttattttttgtacgTCGATAAAAAGAAGTACATTTGAAAAGTTGacttttattataaacaatgggtgaaaataaatttgacggtttatctttttttgaaaataatgaattcCAGAATATGAATTTTATAAGGGGTTCTATGGATAATAATCgtaatgatgaagaaaaaggGTTAATACAGAAAGCTATAgatttatcaaaaaaagGAGCAGAAACATTACAGAAAGGTTTAAAAGAAAAGTtaggaaaaaataatttgaatgATGGAGCTTCTATGGTATCTAATTCAACAACAGCTGAAAGTGGTTCCATGTTTTCAAATTTtcctttatttaataataataatcagaATAGAGAAAATGAAACAAGTTCATTTTTTGCTTTTACAACTTTAGTATCTTATAAAAACTTTccattattttgtattttatttggTATCAGTGTATTATTTATGATTCtatcattttttacattaCCTATGATAGTAATAACACCAAGACAATTCGGTTTCTTCTTTACTGTATCTTCAATATGTTTTGTTTCATCTTTAGCTTTCTTGAAGGGATTTTctaatttatatcatcactTAATGGAAAAACAACGGTAACAAGCTAgcgaaaaaatataaatcaaagcacaaatatatatatatatatatgtgtatatatatatgtatatatttattttattttttttttttttttatccctTTACAGCCTCCCTTTTACAACGGCCTACATTTTATCATTAGTATCAACCTTATATTTTACTCTTATTAATCCCTTATATTTACTGGTATGAAATTATCATTCAACGAATATattcacacatatatatatatatacaaaatatatatgattttctatttttttttcttttttttttttttcgataTAGGCATTAATTACATCAGTTATTCAAATGTTAGCCCTTATATCCTTTCTTGTTTCTTACATACCaggtataaaaaaataaattatatatatatatatatatattatatacgtTCAACtctgatatatatttttaatttgtatttttttcatagGGGGAGCAGGAGCCATCAAAATGCTTCTTAATGCTATTTATTCTTAtgttaaaaatttatttagaAGAAGCAATACTTCAGATTTACCCTTttaaagtaaaaaataagaaaaaaaaaaaaaaaaatgtgctTATTgagtataatataaaaaatatatatatttattcatttatattttccatataaaataataatattaaattgcGTAGGAAAAagagcttttttttttttttttttttttttattattatataattgtaaattttatttttaacaaatccaatatatgaaatttccttttcctttttcttcatttttatctttttaataatgaaattattgtcttgattttcatttttttttttatatattttttttaagtctacatataataattaaattaaaaatgaatattatatatatatagtatatattttatatatgttatttttacttttacttttacttttactttttctttttaatttttttttttttatttattataaaattctttttttgtttatattttatttatgtatgcgtgatcatttgaatatatataaaaaaagaccagaaaaaataaacataaacataaacatagaatataatatatattttttattttgtattatttaaagaTGCTTATGATcacctttttattttcttacaAAATAATGCTTAAATTATTCCACGTgtcataaattaaattataaattaatatttaattcaatgtgttctttttttttttaaataataaataggagaaaaaaaagaaaaaaaaaaagataaaccttaaatattaaatataaataaatatatatatatatatatatatatatatatatatttttccatttgtataattcatatttcatttattatataatacaaaaaaaaaaaaaaaaaaaaaaacatttcaatttttattttacaaattttaaaatgtaaaatTTCAGGATAAAAAGTTAAagttattaattaaaaaaaaaaaaaaaaagaaatttatatatatatataaaaaggggatatataaaatacaaaacataaataataaatattaactaTATTATACTTATATGTATCAATggatgtatataaatatatatatatattaaaattatcatttttagaATGTATGCGCGAAAATGTATATGGtgttgtatttttataaaatcatttaatcaaaaaaaaaaaaaaaaaaaaatataataataattaaaaaaataaaaaaaaataaatagaataaaataataaaaatattaaattatgaataaagttttatatagaattttttaaaagcgtcaatatataatgtgctaatacactatatatatatatatatatatatttatttatatttttatatatatttcgtgattttatatttattttattcatataatctTATGATTTAAGAACATGCACCTGGTAAATTCTGTAAACCTGTACATCGGATTAATTCCTTATTACAATAATTAACACCACAATTATAACATCTATCACTACATGGATTTCCAAATAAACATGGGAGCCAACAATTTGATTTTCCACAATTTACTGACTCTTTGAAACATTGTGAACATGTATCtgacatttttttattatctttggCTAGCTCCTTTTGAACACATTCCATAGTACTATCACCTGAACCTAAGTTGTCAACTgaacattttaataata
This region of Plasmodium sp. gorilla clade G2 genome assembly, chromosome: 13 genomic DNA includes:
- a CDS encoding protein transport protein SFT2, putative, coding for MGENKFDGLSFFENNEFQNMNFIRGSMDNNRNDEEKGLIQKAIDLSKKGAETLQKGLKEKLGKNNLNDGASMVSNSTTAESGSMFSNFPLFNNNNQNRENETSSFFAFTTLVSYKNFPLFCILFGISVLFMILSFFTLPMIVITPRQFGFFFTVSSICFVSSLAFLKGFSNLYHHLMEKQRLPFTTAYILSLVSTLYFTLINPLYLLALITSVIQMLALISFLVSYIPGGAGAIKMLLNAIYSYVKNLFRRSNTSDLPF